A single window of Candidatus Auribacterota bacterium DNA harbors:
- the ssnA gene encoding putative aminohydrolase SsnA, translating into MTGKTGEMLIGNGIVITLGENNKVIHDGAVWIRGEVIEAVGKTAALRQKAAGAVFIDAKGKVVMPGMINAHMHLYSTFARGLLPKQPPPANFVQILERLWWPLDKALNKEDIFYSALIPLIECIRSGATTILDHHESQGYQKGCLDPIEDALRKTGVRGCLCLGVSDRYGRGKEGIEENIRFIKNIQKKQKNGNELVSAMFGLHALFTVGEGTLAESVAAADDLGVGIHVHVAEDAADQAVNEKKYSQRVVRRLNRAGGLGPKSLAVHCVHVNSAEMDILRNTKTPVVHNPQSNMNNAVGVAPVIKMLAKGVLVGLGTDGMTANMRDEVRVANILHKLAARDPRVFFVESCALLLRNNAAIARRHFAKPVGSLTKGAYADLIILDYDPPTPLNEGTFLGHFLFGLCGARVDTTIVNGKVLMRGGDLLTVDEEKICAKSRALAQAFWRRF; encoded by the coding sequence ATGACAGGTAAAACCGGGGAGATGCTTATAGGGAACGGCATCGTCATTACGCTTGGCGAGAACAATAAGGTTATACATGACGGAGCGGTGTGGATAAGGGGAGAAGTCATAGAGGCAGTGGGGAAGACCGCTGCGCTCAGGCAAAAGGCGGCCGGGGCGGTGTTCATCGACGCCAAGGGCAAGGTCGTCATGCCCGGGATGATCAACGCGCACATGCACCTCTACTCGACGTTCGCGAGGGGACTGTTACCCAAGCAGCCGCCCCCGGCGAACTTCGTGCAGATACTGGAGCGGCTTTGGTGGCCTCTCGACAAGGCGCTGAATAAAGAAGATATTTTCTACAGCGCTCTCATCCCCCTCATCGAGTGCATCCGGAGCGGCGCCACGACCATCCTCGACCACCACGAGAGCCAGGGGTATCAGAAGGGCTGCCTCGACCCGATCGAGGACGCCCTGCGAAAAACAGGAGTGCGCGGCTGCCTCTGCCTCGGCGTCTCCGACCGCTATGGCAGGGGGAAGGAGGGGATTGAAGAGAACATCCGCTTTATAAAAAATATCCAGAAGAAGCAAAAGAATGGAAATGAGCTGGTGTCGGCCATGTTCGGCCTCCACGCACTATTCACGGTGGGGGAGGGCACGCTCGCGGAGTCTGTGGCCGCGGCGGACGACCTTGGCGTCGGCATCCACGTCCATGTGGCCGAGGACGCCGCCGACCAGGCAGTCAATGAGAAAAAGTACAGCCAGCGCGTGGTGCGCCGCCTGAACAGGGCGGGCGGCCTCGGCCCGAAATCGCTCGCCGTCCACTGCGTGCACGTGAACTCCGCTGAGATGGATATTTTGAGGAACACCAAGACTCCCGTGGTGCACAACCCGCAGTCCAACATGAACAACGCGGTGGGGGTGGCGCCTGTCATAAAAATGCTCGCGAAGGGCGTCCTGGTGGGCCTCGGGACCGACGGGATGACCGCAAATATGCGCGATGAGGTGCGCGTGGCGAACATTCTCCACAAGCTTGCCGCGAGGGATCCGCGCGTCTTCTTCGTCGAATCCTGCGCGCTTCTTCTCCGGAACAACGCGGCAATCGCGCGCCGCCACTTCGCAAAGCCGGTGGGCTCGCTCACAAAGGGGGCATACGCCGATCTGATCATTCTTGACTACGATCCGCCCACTCCTCTCAATGAGGGCACGTTTCTCGGCCACTTCCTCTTCGGGCTCTGCGGGGCGAGGGTTGATACGACCATAGTGAACGGGAAAGTCCTCATGCGCGGAGGGGATCTGCTCACCGTGGACGAGGAGAAGATCTGCGCGAAGTCCCGCGCACTCGCCCAGGCATTCTGGCGGCGATTCTAA
- a CDS encoding M48 family metallopeptidase, producing MNIYLVAILAILIGSYLLDLIADLLNLRHIDPCLPNEFKDVYDPLKYGKSQDYLRENTKLSLMADGLMTALTIGFILFGGFDSVDRFARSFGLGRISTGLIFAGGVMLLSQLCHVPFDAYHTFVIEEKFGFNKTTPGTFITDILKKWLLGALLGGILFSAVIWIFRAAGPLAWLYCWGVVALFQLGIIFIAPAVIMPIFNKFTPLEDGELKTAIEGYAGSQNFKMKGVFRMDASRRSSKSNAFFTGFGKLRRIVLFDTLIQKHTVDELVSVLAHEMGHYKKRHVLTSTLFMVLTTGLMFFILSLFINNRGLFEAFGMSHISIYASIFFFGFLFIPIQTALSIFGEILSRRHEYKADAYAAMTYGKPGAMISALKKLSVDNLSNLTPHPFKVFLDYSHPPVLQRIAALQKYSSVRAE from the coding sequence ATGAATATCTATCTCGTGGCGATTCTGGCCATTCTTATTGGGAGCTACCTCCTGGATCTGATTGCCGATCTCTTGAACCTCCGGCATATCGACCCTTGCCTGCCAAATGAATTCAAGGACGTATACGATCCGTTAAAGTACGGAAAATCGCAGGATTACCTCAGAGAAAACACAAAGCTCTCGCTCATGGCCGACGGTCTGATGACGGCGCTCACGATAGGATTTATCCTGTTCGGCGGCTTCGACAGCGTTGACCGCTTCGCCAGGAGTTTCGGCCTCGGCCGGATCTCCACCGGCCTTATATTTGCCGGGGGGGTGATGCTCTTATCTCAGTTATGCCATGTTCCATTTGACGCATACCACACCTTTGTCATCGAGGAGAAGTTCGGGTTCAACAAAACCACTCCCGGAACTTTTATCACGGATATTCTTAAGAAATGGCTTCTCGGCGCACTCCTGGGGGGCATTCTGTTTTCAGCTGTCATCTGGATCTTCCGCGCGGCCGGCCCATTGGCGTGGCTCTACTGCTGGGGTGTTGTAGCGCTGTTTCAGCTCGGCATCATTTTTATAGCACCCGCGGTCATCATGCCCATTTTTAACAAATTCACACCGCTGGAGGACGGAGAACTTAAGACCGCCATCGAGGGCTACGCCGGATCTCAAAACTTCAAAATGAAAGGCGTATTCAGAATGGACGCCTCCAGGCGCTCCAGCAAATCGAACGCCTTTTTCACCGGCTTTGGAAAGCTGCGGAGGATCGTGTTGTTCGACACGTTAATTCAGAAACACACAGTGGACGAGCTTGTTTCTGTCCTCGCGCATGAAATGGGTCACTACAAAAAGCGGCATGTGCTCACATCCACTCTTTTCATGGTGCTGACCACAGGCCTCATGTTCTTCATCCTTTCCCTCTTCATTAATAATAGAGGGCTTTTTGAAGCCTTCGGGATGAGTCATATCTCCATTTATGCGAGCATCTTCTTTTTCGGTTTCCTCTTTATTCCGATACAAACGGCACTCTCCATATTCGGCGAGATCCTCTCTCGGCGGCATGAATATAAAGCCGACGCATACGCAGCAATGACCTATGGAAAGCCGGGAGCGATGATTTCTGCCCTGAAGAAGTTGAGTGTCGACAATCTCTCTAATCTGACGCCCCATCCGTTCAAGGTGTTTCTGGACTACAGCCATCCCCCCGTGCTCCAGCGGATTGCCGCCCTGCAAAAGTACTCCTCGGTGCGTGCCGAGTGA
- a CDS encoding DMT family protein, with product MPTIVKTIVLLVLSNVFMTFAWYAHLRNLYDKKWFIAAIASWGIALFEYLLQVPANRIGYGVLNLPQLKIIQEVITLSVFVPFALLYMNQPVKLNYAWAGLCLMGAVYFIFRG from the coding sequence ATGCCCACTATCGTAAAAACAATTGTGCTTCTTGTCCTCTCGAACGTCTTCATGACCTTCGCCTGGTACGCCCACCTCAGGAATCTCTACGACAAGAAATGGTTCATCGCCGCAATCGCGAGCTGGGGGATCGCGCTCTTCGAATATCTCCTCCAGGTTCCGGCGAACCGGATCGGGTATGGCGTTTTGAACCTCCCGCAGCTCAAGATTATCCAGGAGGTTATCACCCTCTCGGTTTTCGTGCCGTTCGCCCTCCTCTACATGAACCAGCCGGTGAAGCTGAACTATGCCTGGGCCGGCCTGTGCCTGATGGGGGCGGTCTATTTCATATTCCGCGGTTAG
- a CDS encoding isoprenylcysteine carboxylmethyltransferase family protein yields MALREEYEKFGNWLFRWRSYVPLLLIALFFFELKHFRYPWNSEFWDQCWEIFCLAISFFGLGIRVVTIGSTPKRTSGRNTISGQVADALNTSGMYSVVRNPLYLGNFFIVLGILLFMRSWWMTLTVVLLFFIYYEGIMFAEEEFLRRKFGTVYLEWAANTPLFIPRLKNWRPPSMPFSWRKAMRREYSAFFAIITSFTLLEIIGDIYAEGRFVLDPVWAVIFVMGLIVYIVLRSLKKKSYLQ; encoded by the coding sequence ATGGCGCTGCGGGAAGAATATGAGAAATTCGGCAATTGGCTGTTCAGGTGGCGCAGCTACGTGCCCCTTTTGCTCATTGCCTTGTTTTTTTTCGAATTGAAACATTTTCGATATCCATGGAATAGTGAATTCTGGGATCAGTGCTGGGAAATCTTCTGTCTGGCGATATCCTTTTTCGGATTGGGCATCAGGGTCGTCACCATAGGTTCGACGCCGAAGCGCACATCTGGAAGAAATACCATATCAGGGCAAGTCGCCGATGCGCTCAATACCAGCGGGATGTATTCTGTGGTGAGAAACCCGCTCTATCTGGGAAATTTTTTCATCGTGCTCGGGATTTTATTATTTATGCGGTCATGGTGGATGACGCTGACGGTTGTCCTCTTGTTCTTCATCTATTATGAGGGAATAATGTTTGCGGAAGAAGAATTCCTGCGGAGGAAGTTCGGAACGGTTTATTTAGAATGGGCGGCGAATACTCCGCTTTTCATTCCACGGCTCAAAAATTGGCGCCCGCCGAGTATGCCATTCTCATGGAGGAAGGCAATGAGGCGTGAATATTCAGCCTTTTTTGCCATTATCACATCTTTCACACTGCTGGAGATTATCGGTGATATCTATGCAGAGGGCAGGTTTGTGCTCGATCCCGTGTGGGCTGTGATCTTTGTGATGGGTTTGATTGTATACATAGTTCTGAGAAGCCTGAAAAAGAAGTCATACCTACAGTAA